One window of the Epinephelus moara isolate mb chromosome 24, YSFRI_EMoa_1.0, whole genome shotgun sequence genome contains the following:
- the usp4 gene encoding ubiquitin carboxyl-terminal hydrolase 4, with product MMAEGGGPEPGGAADSDSEPVAAQMPTPSTENQKQTIGSLLKTTLRKGDEWYLIDSRWFKQWKKYVGFDSWDMYNVGERSLYPGPIDNSGLFSDQETQALKEHLIDELDYVLVPTEAWNKLVSWYGCLEGQRPIVRKVVEHGMFVKHCKVEVYLLELNLCENDNMENVVTRHFSKADTIDTIEKEMRTLFNIPLEKETRLWNKYMSNTYEQLNKPDSTVQDAGLFQGQVLVIERKNEDGTWPRQASHPKSSTTPSRNFTTSPKLSSNSTASISSTVTNGDSSCSPGYTLNNSTSSGNRLGGYNSYSSSYNYRESQSQPGLCGLSNLGNTCFMNSALQCLSNASPLTEYFLNDQYEAEINRENPLGMRGEIAEAYADLVKQMWLSRSSYVAPRTFKTQVGRFAPQFSGYQQQDSQELLAFLLDGLHEDLNRVKKKPYLALRDAEGRPDEIVAKEAWTNHRLRNDSIIVDIFHGLFKSTLVCPECSKVSVTFDPFCYLTLPLPMKKDRTMEVFLVRSDPQSRPTQYRVVVPKLGTVTDLCSALSKLCGFPPENMVVADVYNHRFHKIYRRDDGLNQIMEKDDIFVYEVQEEDSERMNLPVYFRERHSKHAGSSTSTMLFGQPLLITVPRHNLIADVLYDKILERIGRYVKQSQSPNSESRASASATYASCSQAPECSTSSSLNASLAGCGSPLSDGASCSASSSNGSNHSGTCNESNGIYDGEEEAMDHQVSPEPENGQSEEEEEETSDLENGPKADMAKQCSSPAKLFTFSIVNSYGTANISPLPCDGNVLKLNPHSTVAIDWDTESKKLCYDEQEAEAYEKHESMLQPQKKKATVALRECIELFTTMETLGEHDPWYCPTCKKHQQATKKFDLWSLPRILVVHLKRFSYNRCWRDKLDTVVDFPIRDLNMSEFVCDPKAGPYIYDLIAVSNHYGGMGGGHYTAYGKNKVDGKWYYFDDSSVSSASEDQIVTKAAYVLFYQRRDEETPSKPQPSASLGGAPEAADDHMDTN from the exons ATGATGGCCGAGGGAGGCGGACCCGAGCCGGGTGGCGCGGCAGACTCCGACTCGGAGCCGGTAGCCGCTCAAATGCCAACCCCTTCAACCGAGAATCAAAAGCAGACCATTGGGTCACTTTTGAAGACGACTCTAAGAAAGGGCGACGAATG GTATCTAATAGACAGCCGGTGGTTCAAACAGTGGAAGAAGTATGTTGGATTTGACAGCTGGGACATGTACAATGTTGGAGAACGTAGCCTCTACCCAGGACCAATTGATAACTCCGGGCTGTTCTCAG ACCAAGAGACTCAGGCCCTGAAAGAGCACCTTATAGATGAGCTGGACTATGTCCTTGTGCCCACTGAGGCATGGAATAAGCTTGTCAGCTGGTACGGCTGCCTTGAGGGTCAGAGACCCATCGTCAGGAAG GTTGTTGAACATGGCATGTTTGTGAAGCACTGTAAGGTGGAGGTCTATTTGCTGGAGCTCAACTTGTGTGAGAATGACAACATGGAAAATGTTGTCACCCGTCATTTCAGTAAAGCTGATACTATAG ATACTATAGAGAAGGAGATGAGAACGCTGTTCAATATCCCATTGGAGAAGGAGACACGGCTCTGGAATAAATACATGAGCAACACCTACGAGCAGCTGAACAAGCCAGACAGCACTGTACAGGATGCTGGTCTCTTCCAGGGGCAG GTGCTTGTGATTGAGCGCAAGAATGAGGATGGCACGTGGCCCAGACAAGCCTCCCATCCCAA ATCCAGTACAACCCCATCCAGGAATTTCACTACCTCCCCAAAACTCTCCTCCAACTCTACAGCCAGTATCTCCTCAACAGTAACCAACGGAGACAGCAGCTGTAGCCCTGGCTACACACTCAACAACAGCACCTCCTCTGGCAACAG ATTGGGAGGCTACAATTCATACAGCTCCTCCTACAACTACAGAGAGTCACAGTCGCAGCCTGGCCTGTGTGGTCTCAGTAATTTGGGCAACACATGCTTCATGAACTCTGCCCTACag TGCCTGAGCAATGCATCTCCACTCACAGAGTACTTCCTCAATGACCAGTACGAGGCAGAGATTAACCGTGAGAATCCCCTGGGAATGAGGGGCGAGATTGCAGAGGCCTATGCAGATCTAGTAAAGCAGATGTGGCTGAGCCGCAGCAGCTACGTCGCCCCACGTACCTTCAAA ACCCAGGTCGGGCGTTTTGCCCCCCAGTTTTCAGGCTACCAGCAGCAGGACTCGCAGGAGCTGTTGGCCTTCTTGCTCGACGGGCTCCATGAAGATCTAAACCGTGTTAAGAAGAAGCCTTATCTGGCCCTGAGGGATGCAGAGGGCCGTCCAGATGAG ATTGTTGCAAAGGAAGCCTGGACGAACCACCGCTTGCGCAATGACTCTATTATAGTTGACATTTTCCACGGCCTCTTCAAATCCACTTTGGTGTGCCCAGAGTGCTCTAAGGTGTCTGTAACCTTTGACCCATTCTGCTACCTCACACTGCCTCTGCCCATGAAGAAGGACCGCACTATGGAGGTTTTCCTGGTGCGATCAGACCCTCAGTCCAGACCCACACAG TATCGAGTGGTGGTCCCCAAATTGGGTACAGTGACAGACCTGTGCAGCGCCTTGTCCAAACTGTGTGGATTCCCTCCTGAAAAT ATGGTGGTGGCCGACGTTTACAATCATAGGTTCCATAAAATTTATAGACGGGATGATGGCCTCAACCAAATCATGGAAAAAGATGACATCTTTGT GTATGAGGTTCAGGAAGAGGACAGCGAGAGGATGAACCTGCCTGTATACTTCAGGGAGCGCCACTCCAAGCATGCCGGAAGTTCCACGAGCACCATGCTGTTTGGCCAGCCTTTACTCATCACCGTGCCCAGACATAACCTCATAGCAGACGTTCTTTATGACAAGATCCTAGAGAGGATTGG GCGCTATGTAAAACAATCCCAGAGCCCTAACAGTGAGAGCAGGGCCTCAGCCTCAGCGACCTATGCCAGCTGCAGCCAGGCTCCTGAATGTTCCACATCGTCTAGTCTCAATGCCAGCCTGGCTGGCTGTGGCAGCCCCCTGTCAGACGGAGCCTCATGCAGTGCCAGCTCCAGTAACGGCAGCAACCACTCAGGGACCTGCAATGAAAGTAATGGGATATATGATG GTGAAGAGGAGGCCATGGACCACCAGGTGAGTCCAGAGCCAGAGAATGGCCAGTccgaagaggaggaagaagagacctctgactTGGAAAATGGGCCTAAAGCAGACATGGCCAAGCAGTGCTCTTCACCAGCAAAGCTCTTCACTTTCAGCATAGTCAACTCTTACGGAACAGCTAACATCAGCCCGCTGCCTTGTGATGGAAATGTCCTCAAACTAAATC cacATTCCACGGTGGCGATTGACTGGGACACAGAGTCAAAGAAACTGTGTTATGATGAACAGGAAGCGGAG GCCTATGAGAAGCATGAGAGCATGCTCCAGCCCCAGAAGAAGAAAGCCACTGTGGCTCTGAGGGAATGCATCGAGCTCTTTACAACCATGGAGACACTCGGAGAACACGATCCATG GTATTGTCCAACATGTAAGAAGCACCAACAGGCCACGAAAAAGTTTGACTTGTGGTCGCTGCCTCGCATCCTGGTAGTTCATCTAAAGCGGTTCTCCTACAACCGGTGTTGGAGGGACAAGCTGGACACAGTGGTAGACTTTCCCATCAG GGATCTGAACATgtcagagtttgtgtgtgacccTAAGGCGGGCCCCTACATATATGACCTCATCGCCGTGTCAAACCACTATGGAGGAATGGGAGGGGGTCACT ACACAGCTTATGGCAAGAATAAAGTGGATGGAAAGTGGTATTACTTTGATGACAGCAGTGTCTCCTCTGCCTCAGAGGACCAGATTGTG ACTAAAGCAGCCTATGTGCTGTTCTATCAGCGCAGAGACGAGGAAACCCCCTCCAAACCTCAGCCTTCGGCCTCGCTGGGAGGAGCCCCAGAAGCAGCCGACGACCACATGGACACAAACTGA